AAAGCTGGCTATTGTCTTTTAATTTGCTCCGGTTATCTGCGGCGCTCAAGGGATACCCCCCTCTAAAATATCGCTGATGGTTTTGGTGCTTTGTTGCAAGGCGTAAAGCACCAGGCCCATTTTAGCCTCATTATTAACCATAGCCGCAATAGAGGCCCTTCTGTTCGCCGGAACTACCAACATTGCGCCATCGTTTCCTTCAATGAGCAAACGGATCATTTCACCCTGGGCCAAACGGGCCAGGGTGCGCTCGCCCAGGGCAATCAGCGTGGCGGCCATGGCGGCCACCTGGGGGCTGCTGGTAGGGCTTTCTTCATCTAGGTCTTCTTCGTGAGGCGTGTAGGCGGCCACCACAAATCCTTCAATACTGACAATAACAGCCCCTTGCACCCCTTCTAACTTGTCGCAAACCTCTTTTAGAGCTTCTTGGAGAAGGTCTGTTCTGTAAACTTGCGCCATTGATTTTCCAGGCTCAGGCAATAAAAAAATTTAATATTTGATAGTATAAGCCATTTTTTAATCTTTGACAATGACTGTGTTGGTTGCCAGTGGCCGGGCTTCAATCTGCGGCAACAATTTTTCTACCACCAGAGGGTGACCAATCAAAACCGTGCCCCTGCATTTGCCTTGCGCCAAAACATCCGGCATCAAAACAGGGCTGCCGTCCAGGTAGGTGGCCACCCCACCGATTCTGCTGAGAATAGCATTTGGGCCGGCAATGTCCCATAAACTGAGTTTGGTTTGTAAAGCCGCCACAGCTGCTCCTCTGGCTACGTAAACCTGGTGAGCCACCGCCGAGCCAAAGGCGCGTAGCCGCCAAAAGTTAATATTAAAAAGATGTTGTACTTCCGATGGAACGGCTATAAAAGAGTCAGAATTCCAGTCGGTGCGTAACATTCCTTTTAAGGGGCGATCATTCCAAAAGGCAATGCCCTCGTCATCGGTGTAATATATTTCATTGATCACGGGCAAGTACACTATACCGCGATAAGCTTTACCATTGCGCAACAAACCTAAACTGATACCCCATAAAGGCAAACCATCAAGGAAAACGCGAGTGCCGTCAATGGGGTCAATGGCCCACACAAACTCACTATCCTGCCAGTTGCCGCCAAACTCTTCCCCGATAATCGTATGTTCCGGCCTGGCATAGGTTTGCCGGATTTTGCCGATTAAAAATTGCTCCACCGCCCGATCAGCCTCAGACACGGGGCTATTGTCAGCCTTTTGTT
This portion of the Anaerolineae bacterium genome encodes:
- a CDS encoding roadblock/LC7 domain-containing protein; translation: MAQVYRTDLLQEALKEVCDKLEGVQGAVIVSIEGFVVAAYTPHEEDLDEESPTSSPQVAAMAATLIALGERTLARLAQGEMIRLLIEGNDGAMLVVPANRRASIAAMVNNEAKMGLVLYALQQSTKTISDILEGGIP
- a CDS encoding inositol monophosphatase gives rise to the protein MAPSPFEFRKIQTWLREAGHIALGYYQTGLTRQQKADNSPVSEADRAVEQFLIGKIRQTYARPEHTIIGEEFGGNWQDSEFVWAIDPIDGTRVFLDGLPLWGISLGLLRNGKAYRGIVYLPVINEIYYTDDEGIAFWNDRPLKGMLRTDWNSDSFIAVPSEVQHLFNINFWRLRAFGSAVAHQVYVARGAAVAALQTKLSLWDIAGPNAILSRIGGVATYLDGSPVLMPDVLAQGKCRGTVLIGHPLVVEKLLPQIEARPLATNTVIVKD